A portion of the Suricata suricatta isolate VVHF042 chromosome 11, meerkat_22Aug2017_6uvM2_HiC, whole genome shotgun sequence genome contains these proteins:
- the BEST1 gene encoding bestrophin-1, with protein MTVTYSSQVANARLGSFSRLLLCWRGSIYKLLYGEFFIFLLSYYTIRFIYRMALTEEQQVIFEKLTLYCDSYIQLIPISFVLGFYVTLVVTRWWNQYENLPWPDRLMNLVSGLVEGKDEQGRLLRRTLIRYANLGSVLILRSVSAAVYKRFPSSQHLVKAGFMTPAERKHLEKLSLPHNTFWVPWVWFANLSMKAWIGGRIRDPVLLQSLLNEMNILRTQCGLLFAYDWISIPLVYTQVVTVAVYSFFLACLIGRQFLNPAKAYPGHELDLVVPVFTFLQFFFYAGWLKVAEQLINPFGEDDDDFETNWIVDRSLQVSLLAVDDMHQDLPPMERDMYWNDPEPQPPYTAASAQYHRPSFLGSTFNISLHKEDMEFQANPEEEEGPQTGIIGRFLGLQSHSHHPPRTNSKTKLLRLQKEGLLQEGQLQKLGSPRQHPSNQEGSKSWKMEEDAFKTAALYGRSGYHSAPQTPLSHTPMVFPPGKSAPSSLRRVSGTDDAAKDQSLQPVTPEREGGFELLSDSAGSSIENPQLGHLKKKTVEFNLTDLSEAPEHHLRESRLDPLSNIHTILKSHGDPYWALESRDEAHS; from the exons ATGACCGTCACCTACTCAAGCCAAGTGGCCAATGCCCGCTTAGGCTCCTTCTCCCGCCTGCTGCTGTGCTGGCGAGGCAGCATCTACAAGCTGCTCTATGGCGAGTTCTTCATTTTCCTGCTCAGCTACTATACCATCCGTTTCATTTACAG gatgGCCCTCACGGAGGAGCAGCAGGTGATATTTGAGAAACTGACTCTGTATTGCGACAGCTACATCCAGCTCATCCCCATTTCCTTCGTGCTGG GCTTCTACGTGACGCTGGTCGTGACCCGCTGGTGGAACCAGTACGAGAACCTGCCGTGGCCCGATCGCCTTATGAACCTGGTGTCGGGCTTGGTGGAGGGCAAGGACGAGCAAGGTCGCCTGCTGCGGCGCACGCTCATCCGCTACGCCAACCTGGGCAGCGTGCTCATCCTGCGCAGCGTCAGCGCCGCGGTCTACAAGCGCTTTCCCAGTTCCCAGCACCTGGTGAAAGCAG GCTTTATGACCCCCGCGGAACGCAAGCACTTAGAAAAGCTGAGCTTGCCCCACAACACATTCTGGGTGCCCTGGGTGTGGTTTGCCAACCTGTCAATGAAGGCGTGGATCGGTGGTCGAATTCGGGACCCTGTCCTGCTCCAGAGCCTGTTGAAC gaGATGAACATCTTGCGTACTCAGTGTGGACTCCTGTTTGCCTATGACTGGATCAGTATCCCGCTGGTGTACACACAG GTGGTGACCGTGGCTGTATACAGCTTCTTCCTGGCTTGCCTGATTGGGCGGCAGTTTCTGAACCCAGCCAAGGCCTATCCTGGCCACGAGCTGGACCTGGTTGTGCCCGTCTTCACATTCCTGCAGTTTTTCTTCTACGCTGGCTGGCTGAAG GTGGCAGAGCAGCTCATCAACCCATTTGGAGAGGATGATGACGACTTTGAGACCAACTGGATTGTCGACAGGAGCTTGCAG gtgtccctgttGGCTGTGGACGACATGCACCAGGACCTGCCCCCAATGGAGCGAGATATGTACTGGAATGATCCAGAACCACAACCCCCCTATACAGCTGCTTCCGCCCAGTATCATCGACCCTCCTTTTTAGGCTCTACCTTCAACATCAG CCTGCATAAGGAAGACATGGAGTTTCAGGCAAAtccagaagaggaggagggcccTCAAACTGGCATCATTGGCCGCTTCCTAGGGCTACAGTCCCACAGCCACCATCCCCCAAGGACAAACTCAAAGACCAAACTACTACGACTCCAGAAAGAAGGCCTTCTCCAAGAGGGCCAGCTCCAGAAACTCGGGAGTCCCAGACAGCACCCCAGCAACCAGGAAGGCAGCAAGTCCTGGAAGATGGAGGAGGACGCTTTCAAGACGGCCGCGCTGTACGGGCGGTCAGGCTACCACAgtgccccccagacacccctcagcCACACCCCCATGGTCTTCCCACCTGGAAAGTCAGCACCCTCAAGCCTCCGCCGAGTCTCCGGCACAGACGATGCTGCCAAAGACCAAAGCCTACAGCCTGTGACTCCTGAGAGAGAGGGCGGTTTTGAATTGCTCTCAGACAGTGCTGGGTCCTCCATAGAGAACCCACAATTGGGTCACCTGAAGAAGAAAACTGTTGAGTTTAACCTGACTGACCTGTCTGAGGCCCCAGAACATCATCTCAGAGAATCACGTTTGGACCCATTGAGCAACATACACACTATACTCAAAAGTCACGGAGATCCCTACTGGGCCTTGGAAAGCAG GGATGAAGCACATTCTTAG
- the FTH1 gene encoding ferritin heavy chain: MTTASPSQVRQNYHQDSEAAINRQINLELYASYVYLSMSYYFDRDDVALKNFAKYFRHQSHEEREHAEKLMELQNQRGGRIFLQDIKKPDRDDWENGLNAMECALHLEKSVNQSLLELHKLATDKNDPHLCDFIETHYLNEQVKAIKELGDYVTNLRKMGAPESGMAEYLFDKHTLGNSDNES, encoded by the exons ATGACCACCGCGTCTCCCTCGCAGGTGCGCCAGAACTACCACCAGGACTCGGAGGCCGCCATCAACCGCCAGATCAACCTGGAGCTCTACGCCTCCTACGTCTACCTGTCCATG TCTTACTATTTTGACCGTGATGATGTGGCTTTGAAGAACTTTGCCAAATATTTTCGTCACCAATCTCATGAGGAGAGGGAACATGCTGAGAAGCTGATGGAGCTGCAGAACCAACGAGGTGGCCGGATCTTTCTCCAGGACATCAAG AAACCGGACCGTGACGATTGGGAGAACGGGCTGAATGCGATGGAGTGTGCGTTACACTTGGAGAAGAGCGTGAATCAGTCGCTACTGGAACTGCACAAACTGGCCACTGACAAAAACGACCCCCAC ttGTGTGACTTCATTGAGACGCACTACCTGAATGAGCAGGTGAAAGCCATCAAAGAACTGGGTGACTACGTAACCAACCTGCGCAAGATGGGGGCTCCCGAATCTGGCATGGCAGAGTACCTCTTTGACAAGCACACCTTGGGAAACAGTGATAACGAGAGCTAA